The genome window AGCTGGCGGCGAGGATGCCGAGCGGCACCCCGACCACCACGATCAGCACCTGAGCGGTGACGACGAGGGAGAGCGTCTGGAGGAACGGCGTCCAGAGCTGGATGTTGTGGATGAGGAAGAGCCCGACGGCCGTGAACAGACCCAGCTTCCAACCGGCCTTCCAGGTGACCAGGGCCGCGAGGACCGCCAGCAGGACCAGCGGCGGCACCGCCTGCAGCCCGCCGAGCAACCCGTTGATCACGAAGCGGACGATGTCGGCGAAGCCGTCGAAGCCGGCCGCCCAGGCACTCTGGATGCCCCGAACGAGCTTCTCGACCCAAGAGGCGATCGGGATGCGGTAGTCAAGCAGCACCGGCGGCCCCCTTCCCTGCCCCGCGACCCGCCGGGCCTCGCACTTGGGAGCTCGCCCCGCCGGTGGAACCTGCATCGACGGTGTTCGAGCCGGGAACGCCCACGGGCGCTGTGGTCGCCGTGCCCACCGGCGGCTCCGAGGCCAACGCGGCGAGGATGGCGCCCTTCACGACCACCCCGCGCAGTCTCCTCCCCTCGTCGACGACGGCGATAGGTTCGCTGCTGCCGGCCGCGGCGGCGATGAGCTCCGCGAGACTGGTGTCGAGGCCGACCGTGAGGGCCGGAGCCATCGGCAGCCGGTCCGGGACGGCCCCCTCGGGCGCTTCCGCCGAAGGGGCCGAGCCCGCCCGGCCGAGCTGCGCGATCACGGCCTCGCTCGAGGCGTAGCCCTGCACGCGGCGCTCGCGGTCGATGACGAGCAGCCCGGAGAGGCCGAAGCGCCGCATCTTGGTGAGCGCCGTGTGCGGCCCATCGCCAACGTGGGCGGTGGCCTTGACGGGCTGCATGATGCTCCGCGCCGTCAGGACGCCCGTGCGGTCGACGCCGGCCACGAACGCCTCAACGTAGTCGTCGGCCGGCGCTGTGATGATCTCCTCCGCCCCGCCCATCTGCACCACGCGCCCGGAGCGCATGATCGCGATGCGGTCGCCGAGCTTGAGGGCCTCGTCCAGGTCGTGCGTCACGAACACGATGGTCTTGTTCACGCGCGCCTGGAGCTCGACGAGCTCGTCTTGCATCTCGCGGCGGATCAGGGGGTCGAGCGCGCTGAACGCCTCGTCCATGAGGAGGATGTCCGCGTCCATGGCGAGCGAACGCGCGAGGCCGACGCGCTGCTGCATGCCGCCCGAGAGCTGGGCGGGCAGGCTCCCTTCCCAGCCCGCCAGGCCGACCAGCTCGATCGCCTCGAGCGCTCGGCGGCGCTGTTCGGCCAGCGGCAGCCTCTGCACCTCCAAGCCGAAGCGCACGTTGTCGAGGACGCTGCGGTGCGGCAGGATCGCGAACTGTTGGAAGACCATCCCGCTGAACTTCGCGCGGCGCATCTTCAGGAGCTCACCGCGCGCCAGGTCGGTCAGGTCCACCCCGTCGACGAGCACCCGCCCTGCCGTCGGCTCGTGCAGCAGGTTGAGCAGGCGCAGGAGCGTCGACTTGCCGCTCCCGGACAGGCCCATCAGGACGAAGGTCTCGCCGGCCCTCACGCTCAGGTCGACGTCGTACACGCCGACGGCGTTCCCGAAGCGCGCCTGCGCCTCCTCCTTCGTGCCCCCGGCGGCCAGGAACTCGACGACCCGCTCGGGCCTGGCGCCGAAGACCTTGGTCAGGGAGCGGCACGCGATCTTGGGTGGGGCGGAGGCGGTCTGCGCTGCGGCGACGGTACGGCCGACAGGAGCACCTGGCGGCTGGCTCGGGTGAGCGTCCCGTTTGACGGGGTCGGTTGGCATGGGGTACCTCGTTATCGGCGGCCGAAGTGAACGGACGACTTCGCATTGGCGTGACCCGCGTGCCGGGAGGGCGTGAACCCCGGGCATGCCCAGCGCGGGCACGCCCGCCCAAGAAAGGCTCCCCGTAGCCGCGAGCTTACGGGCGGACTACGCCGGCGCGGACCGGCACATCCACTACCGGGAGCCTCGCACCGACGGTTCGCTCCGGAGGGTAACAGACGAGGGCGCGAGGGGCAAACGCGGCGCCGGGGGCGATTCGCGACGCCCTACGGCCGCACCGACGCCAGCTCGGCCGACACCGTTTCCACCGACGCCGGTTCCACCAGCGGCAGCACCGATAGCGGCAGTTCCGCCAACGCCTCGACGCGCCCGCTCGCGACCGCGGGTCCGCGGGTCCGCGGGTCCGCTAGAGGCGCTCGAGCGCCCGGTCCAACAGCGCCTCCACGCGTTCGCGCACGACCGCCTCACCGGGGTCCGGCGCCCCGAACGCGCCCCACGGCGCGTAGTACGCGGGAATTGGAGCAGCCATATCGAACACGGCGTCGAGATCCCAGAGCGGGTCGTAGTCGGCGCCGCCGACCTCGGCCGCGTAGGCGCGCAGGAAGGCGTCGGCCGCCTCCGTACCCTCCAAGAGGGCGAGGTTCATGCGGCAGTGCGACACGTCGGCCGCGGCCGGGCCGGAGCAGGCGTTCACCCAGTCCACCACGGCGGAGACCGCCAGCGCGGCTCCCGTGCCCGTGAACAGCAGGTTCAGCGGGTGGTAGTCGCGGTGGACGAACGTCGTCTCGCCCGCGGTGGTCAGGCGCGGGCCGTGCGTGGAGTAGGCTTCCGCCGCCGCCTCCCACAGCCTCGGTCTGACCGTCCAGCCAGGCACGCGCACGTTCCCGGCCTTCACCCAGCTCCGGTAGCGCCAGGGGAACCCTGGGGCACTCACCGAGTGGACCCGCGCGAGGGTGGAGGCGAGCAGCCACGTCCAGCGCTCCGGCTCGTCCGGGCACAACTCGACCCTGCCCGGCAGGAACGTCGTGAGGAGCGCGGCCGGGCCGAAGGCGCCGCCGCCCGGATCGGCCGCGACGACCTCCGGGACCGGCAGGCCCGTCGTGCCCGCCCTGGTCAGGGCCGCGACCTCGTGCTCGAGCAGGTCGGGCTCCTCGGCTAGCCACTCCGCGTTGTCGAGCAGGCGCAGGGCGAACCTCGGGGGCGCCGAGCCTTCGGCCACCGCCAACATCGTCGTCGAGGTGCCGCCGGCCAGGGGCGCGAGTCGCAAACGCGCGTCCGGTATGCGGGTGGCGACGGTCAGCCAGGCTCGGGCGAGTGGGGTCAGGGGCATGCTTCGACCAGTGAGTTTAGCGTCGTCGGCCCGGTGGCGAGTGCTGCGAGGGTCGGGCGGTCAGAATATCCACCACGTAGTGGTGGAAATTCCACCATGCTAGGCTCGCCGGCCGCACGTTTACACTCGCCAACGCCGCGTCCCTTGCCCGCGAGTCCGGTCTCTCGCAAACGACCCCGAGGCGCTACCTGGGCCTCCTCCAGGCCGTGTACCTCCTTCACTACCAACCAGCCTGGGCGACCGGCTACACGAAGAAGGTCACGCGCTCTCCCGGGACGTTGTTGAACGACACCGGACCGGCTGCCCATCTCATCAACGTAGATGAGGCGCGCCTGAGGCCCGACCGCAAGCTCCTTGGCCGGTTCCTGGAGACCTTCGTCGTCCTGGAGCTGAGCAAGCAACTGGGCTGGAGCGAGGTCCGCGCCCGCCTTCACCACTTCAGGGACTACGCGAACGTCGAGGTCGACGCCGTGCTCGAGCGCCCCGACGGCAGCGTCGCCGGGGTGGAGGTCAAGGCGGCGGCGAGCGTCACGGCCAAGGACTTCGCGGGGTTGAAAGCGCTCCAGACGGAGTCGGGCCAGCGGTTCGCGCGTGGCGTCGTCGTCTACCTCGGCGAGAACGCCGTCCCGTTCGGCGAGAAGCTCTGGGCGCTGCCGATGACCGCGCTCTGGGGAACCGGGAGGGCCTAGGCTCCTTCCCCTTGATGCTGACGCAAGCTCTACGGAAGGAGCCGCCCTAGAACACGCTCCTGTCCACCTCGGCGTCCGCCCGCGCCCGCGCCTCGGCCGGCGAGAGGCCGGCGATGAGGCCGGCGCGCATGACGTGCTCCCACTCCTCGAACCGGTAGGCGCGCCGCAGGAGCGGCTCCGCGTCCTCCGCCGGCACTACGACGACCCCGTCGTCGTCGCCAAGCACCACGTCGCCCTGGCGCACGAGCACGCCGCCGCACATCACGGGCTCGCCTACCGTGCCCGGCAGACCCTGGCGTCTGGTCGTGAGCGCGGAGAGGTTGCGCGCGAAGACGGGCAGCCCCAGCTCGACGATCTCGCGCAGGTCGGTGGCAGCGCCGTCGATGACGACACCGACGACGCCCTTGGCGACGGCCATGCGGGCCATGAGGCCGCCGAACGGCGCGTGGCGCCTGTCGCCATGCCGCGCCACGACGAGCACCGTCCCGGCCGTGGCCGTGGCCACGGCCTCGCCGAGGGGCGCGTTGTCGGTCGGCAGGCACGAGACGGGTAGGGCCCGACCGACGAAGCGCAGCGGCCGGAAGAGCGGCGCGATCTCCCAGTCTAGGAACCCCGAGGTCGTGAGGTGGCCGACGGTGCCCGTCGAGACACCGAGGTAGCGGTCTAGCCAGTCTTGCTTGGCAGCGTCTGACACGTCGATCTCCTTCAACTACGCCGCCCCGCGTGAGGGTTCGGCGGCGGACCGTGGCCCATACGGTACCGCCCTGGCCGCACCTGGACCCAGCGTGCGCTTCACGACCCCACCCACGGTAGGACCTCGCGAGGCCGCACGCGGCCGCCGGCGCAGTACGTGGCGCCGAGCAGTCAACTGCTATCCTCCCCTCGACTATTGACGTAGGAGCCGCGAGCGCCGATGGTCACGACCTGACCGGCATCGGTGCGCCCTTCGGGCCGCGGCTTCGGACCGCGAGACAGGAGCGTTCACATGATCGACACGGAGCCGCACGCTGGGCCGCGGAAGTTGACCGTCGCCCTGGTCCAGACCGACCCTGGTCCAGACAAGGCGGCCACCGTGGCCCGCGCCTTCGAGTTCGTCGAGCGCGCCGCTCGGGCAGGCGCCAAACTCGTGACGCTCCCCGAGACGTTCCACTACCGTGGTCCCAACGACGGGCGGCGCGCCGCGGCCGAGCCCATCCCCGGCCCGCTCTCCGAGTCGCTGTCCAGGCTGGCGGCCAAGCTCGGCATCCACCTGCTGGCCGGCAGCTACAACGAGCTGCCTGGTGCAGGCGAGGAAGACCAGCGCACGCACAACACGAGCCTCCTGTTCGGGCCCGACGGGGCGCTGCTCGGCAAGTACCGGAAGATCCACCTCTTCGACGTCACGATCGGCGAGAAGCTCGTCGCGCGCGAGTCCGCCCGCAACCAGCCCGGCGACAGGGCCGTGGTGGCTCAGACGGCCTTCGGGGCGGTCGGCATGACGGTCTGCTACGACCTGCGCTTCCCGGAGCTCTACCGGGCGCTGGCGCTGGCCGGCGCGCGACTCCTCACCGTGCCGTCGAACTTCGCCGAGCGCACGGGCCGCGACCACTGGGAGGTCCTCCTGCGCGCCCGCGCCATCGAGAACGGCGCGTTCGTGATCGCCCCCGCCACGATCGGCAACGGCGGCACGGACTTCAACGCCTACGGCCGCTCCATGATCGTCGACCCTTGGGGCACCGTGGTGGCGTGTGCGCCGGACGCGGAAGGTATTACACTCGCCACACTCGACCTGAGTCGGGTGGACGCGGTACGCGCGTCCTTGCCGAGCCTGCAGCACCTTCGACCCACGGCGTACGCCGTGAAGCAGTTCTGAGGAGGACCGGAATGGCGCTCAACCCCCGCAAGCTCCTGACCGTGCTCGTCACCGCGGCGCTGGCCCTTGGCGCCTCGGCCCTCGGCGCCGGCACCGCGCGCCTGGCGACGTCGCTGGCGCCCAACACGCTGCAACCGGCGGAGGCCACCGGCCTGCCGGACGCGGCCGTCATCCGCATGATGTTCGAAGGTCTCGTCGGCTTCCTCGACGGCGAGCTCGTCGACGAGCTGGCCTCCAACTGGACGGCGAACGAGGACGCCACCAGCTACACGTTCCAGCTGCGCGAGGGCGTGAAGTTCCACGACGGCACGCCGCTCGACGCGGCCGCCGTCAAGGCCTACTACGACTGGGTCCTCGACCCGAACAGCAGCGGCGCGCGCGGCCGCAGCCAGCTCTCGGCCATCTCAGAGATCGTCGTCCTCGGCGACCACGAGTTGCGCATCGACCTGAAGGCCCCGAACGGCGCTTTCATCTACCTCCTGGCCGTCAGCAACGCGCGCATCGCCAGCCCCGCCTCGCTCGCGGAGTACGGCGACGACCTCGGCCGGCACCCAGTCGGCACCGGCCCCTTCAAGTTCGTCTCCTGGGACGAGGGGCAGAGCGTCGTGGTCGAGCGCAACCCCGACTACTGGGGCGAGCAGGCCAAGGTCGACCGCGTCGAGTTCGTGGTGGTGAACAACGCCGCCACGCGCGTCGCCATGCTGCAGTCGGGCGAGGTGCAGTTCATCGAGGCCCTGCCGCCGCAGCTCGTGCCCGTCATCGACGCCGACCCGAACCTCGACGTCGTCAGCACCAAGACGAACTTCCTGCGCATCCTGCAGCTCAACACGACCAAGGCGCCGTTCGACGACGTGCGCGTGCGCCAGGCCCTCAACTACGCGATCGACAAGGACCAGCTCGTGAACGTGGCCGTCGCCGGCCTCGCCACCGTCATGACCTCGCCCATCCCCGAGACGACGTTCGGCGCCGCCGCACAGCCCCCGTACACGTACGACCCGGAGAAGGCGCGGTCGCTCCTCGCCGAGGCCGGCTACCCGAACGGCTTCGACGTCAAGGTCCTCACCTTCACGGGCGACGAGTACCGCACCGTCGGGCAGGTCCTCCAGCAGATGTTCGCGCAGGTGGGCGTCCGCATGACGCTCGACCAGCAGGAGCGCGGCGCGCTCGTCGACCAGATCTTCAAACCCGTCGAGGAGAACCCGACCGAGGCGGCCCTGGTGGGCGCCAGCGCGACCACGGGCGACGCCGACCTCGCCATCACCACCTCGTTCGTGCGCGCGTCGTTCCCGCCGGCCTCGAACAACTGGAGCTTCTACGAGAACGACAGGGTCGAGGAGCTGGTGGCCGCCGGCCGCGCGACGGGCGACCAGGCCGCGCGCGCCGCCAGCTACGCCGAGGCGCTCTCCATCATCTGGCAGGACGCCCCGTGGGTGTTCCTGTACAGCCCTGACTCCGTCGCGGGCCGGTCGGCGTCGTTGAGCGGCGTGGCGTACGCGCCGGACAACACCGTCGACGCCAGGCGCGCCGAGCTGCGTTGACGGGGTAGCCGCCCCTAGGCCGGGGTAGCCGCGATGCTGCTCTACACCCTCAGGCGGCTGCTCCAGGCCGTGCCGACGCTCGTCGGCGTGGTGGTGCTCATCTTCTTCTTCGTGCGGGCGCTGCCCGGCGACCCTGCGCGGCTGTACGCGGGCACCGACGCGGACAGGGCGACCGTCGAGGCCATCCGGCAACGCTTCGGCCTCGACCGGTCGCTCCCGGAGCAGTTCGTGTACTTCGTGGGCGGCCTGGCCAGGGGCGACCTGGGCAGGTCGTTCCGCGCGAACATGCCCGTGAAGGACCTGCTGACGAGGCACTTCCGCGCGACGCTAGTGCTCGCGAGCATCGCCATCGTGGTGGCCACGCTGCTGGGCATCATGCTCGGCGTGGCCGCCGCGCGGCGTCGGAACTCGGCGCTCGACCTCGGGATCACGTCCGCCTCCGTGCTGGGGATAAGCACGCCGTCGTTCTTCCTCGGGATCCTCCTCATCTACGTCTTCGCCGTGAAGCTCAGGGTGCTGCCCGTGGCGGGCAGCGTCAGCCTCAAGGGTATCGTCCTGCCCGCCGCCACCCTGGCCGTCGCGAGCCTCGGCACCATCGCGCGTTTCGCGCGCTCCAGCCTGCTCGAGACGATCGGCAACGACTACGTCC of Trueperaceae bacterium contains these proteins:
- a CDS encoding glycine betaine/L-proline ABC transporter ATP-binding protein; translation: MPTDPVKRDAHPSQPPGAPVGRTVAAAQTASAPPKIACRSLTKVFGARPERVVEFLAAGGTKEEAQARFGNAVGVYDVDLSVRAGETFVLMGLSGSGKSTLLRLLNLLHEPTAGRVLVDGVDLTDLARGELLKMRRAKFSGMVFQQFAILPHRSVLDNVRFGLEVQRLPLAEQRRRALEAIELVGLAGWEGSLPAQLSGGMQQRVGLARSLAMDADILLMDEAFSALDPLIRREMQDELVELQARVNKTIVFVTHDLDEALKLGDRIAIMRSGRVVQMGGAEEIITAPADDYVEAFVAGVDRTGVLTARSIMQPVKATAHVGDGPHTALTKMRRFGLSGLLVIDRERRVQGYASSEAVIAQLGRAGSAPSAEAPEGAVPDRLPMAPALTVGLDTSLAELIAAAAGSSEPIAVVDEGRRLRGVVVKGAILAALASEPPVGTATTAPVGVPGSNTVDAGSTGGASSQVRGPAGRGAGKGAAGAA
- a CDS encoding aminoglycoside phosphotransferase family protein, whose amino-acid sequence is MPLTPLARAWLTVATRIPDARLRLAPLAGGTSTTMLAVAEGSAPPRFALRLLDNAEWLAEEPDLLEHEVAALTRAGTTGLPVPEVVAADPGGGAFGPAALLTTFLPGRVELCPDEPERWTWLLASTLARVHSVSAPGFPWRYRSWVKAGNVRVPGWTVRPRLWEAAAEAYSTHGPRLTTAGETTFVHRDYHPLNLLFTGTGAALAVSAVVDWVNACSGPAAADVSHCRMNLALLEGTEAADAFLRAYAAEVGGADYDPLWDLDAVFDMAAPIPAYYAPWGAFGAPDPGEAVVRERVEALLDRALERL
- a CDS encoding DUF4143 domain-containing protein, which codes for MYLLHYQPAWATGYTKKVTRSPGTLLNDTGPAAHLINVDEARLRPDRKLLGRFLETFVVLELSKQLGWSEVRARLHHFRDYANVEVDAVLERPDGSVAGVEVKAAASVTAKDFAGLKALQTESGQRFARGVVVYLGENAVPFGEKLWALPMTALWGTGRA
- a CDS encoding RraA family protein; translated protein: MSDAAKQDWLDRYLGVSTGTVGHLTTSGFLDWEIAPLFRPLRFVGRALPVSCLPTDNAPLGEAVATATAGTVLVVARHGDRRHAPFGGLMARMAVAKGVVGVVIDGAATDLREIVELGLPVFARNLSALTTRRQGLPGTVGEPVMCGGVLVRQGDVVLGDDDGVVVVPAEDAEPLLRRAYRFEEWEHVMRAGLIAGLSPAEARARADAEVDRSVF
- a CDS encoding carbon-nitrogen hydrolase family protein — protein: MIDTEPHAGPRKLTVALVQTDPGPDKAATVARAFEFVERAARAGAKLVTLPETFHYRGPNDGRRAAAEPIPGPLSESLSRLAAKLGIHLLAGSYNELPGAGEEDQRTHNTSLLFGPDGALLGKYRKIHLFDVTIGEKLVARESARNQPGDRAVVAQTAFGAVGMTVCYDLRFPELYRALALAGARLLTVPSNFAERTGRDHWEVLLRARAIENGAFVIAPATIGNGGTDFNAYGRSMIVDPWGTVVACAPDAEGITLATLDLSRVDAVRASLPSLQHLRPTAYAVKQF
- a CDS encoding ABC transporter substrate-binding protein, producing MALNPRKLLTVLVTAALALGASALGAGTARLATSLAPNTLQPAEATGLPDAAVIRMMFEGLVGFLDGELVDELASNWTANEDATSYTFQLREGVKFHDGTPLDAAAVKAYYDWVLDPNSSGARGRSQLSAISEIVVLGDHELRIDLKAPNGAFIYLLAVSNARIASPASLAEYGDDLGRHPVGTGPFKFVSWDEGQSVVVERNPDYWGEQAKVDRVEFVVVNNAATRVAMLQSGEVQFIEALPPQLVPVIDADPNLDVVSTKTNFLRILQLNTTKAPFDDVRVRQALNYAIDKDQLVNVAVAGLATVMTSPIPETTFGAAAQPPYTYDPEKARSLLAEAGYPNGFDVKVLTFTGDEYRTVGQVLQQMFAQVGVRMTLDQQERGALVDQIFKPVEENPTEAALVGASATTGDADLAITTSFVRASFPPASNNWSFYENDRVEELVAAGRATGDQAARAASYAEALSIIWQDAPWVFLYSPDSVAGRSASLSGVAYAPDNTVDARRAELR
- a CDS encoding ABC transporter permease, with protein sequence MLLYTLRRLLQAVPTLVGVVVLIFFFVRALPGDPARLYAGTDADRATVEAIRQRFGLDRSLPEQFVYFVGGLARGDLGRSFRANMPVKDLLTRHFRATLVLASIAIVVATLLGIMLGVAAARRRNSALDLGITSASVLGISTPSFFLGILLIYVFAVKLRVLPVAGSVSLKGIVLPAATLAVASLGTIARFARSSLLETIGNDYVRTARAKGLDPRRVINKHALRNALIPVVTIVGLQFGFLLSGTVIVETVFNFHGLGWLLIQSVEARDYPAVQGLMLVFALQFIVINLVVDVLYGLIDPRISYE